GCCCCGAGGGCTACCTGACCCACCGCGTCGACTCGCGCACCTGGCGGGAGCGGCAGCGCGCGGCGGGCGTGCGCAACCCGAAGCCGCTGCGGGTCTGGCTGCACCCCGGGCACGGGCCCGCGCTGCTGGCCCTGCCGTACGAGCTGGTCTGGGCGACCACCTGGAAGGACGAGGCGAACGAGCACCTGGCGCCGCTCCTCGGGCTGCCCGAACTGCCGTACGTGGACTGGCCGTCGATGCACCAGGGCGACCCGGACGGGCTGCACTGGAAGACCCGCCACCTGGTCGCGCAGGCCGCCGGGCGGCCGTTCGCCTGGGTCGACGACGAGATCGAACCGCGGGACACCGAGTGGATCGCCGCCCACCACCCCGCCCCGGCGCTGACCCTGACCGTCGACCACCGGTACGGGCTGCGGCCCGCCGACTTCGCCGCACTCACCTACTGGGCCGGAAGGATCGAGAGTTGAGAGTCGCCGCACTGCACCGCCACCCCGTGAAGTCGCTGCTCGGCGAGGAGGTCCCGCGGGCCAGGATCGACGTCCACGGCCTGGACGGTGACCGCCGCCGCGCCCTGCTCGACCTGACCACCGGCCGGATCGCCAGCGCCAAGGAACCGCGCAGCTGGCGGCGGCTGCTGACGCTGCGGGCCGAGAGCAAGGACGACGGGGTGCGGATCACCGGCCCCGACGGCGCCGAACTCGACGAGGCCGCGCTCGGCGCCCTGCTGGAGCGGCCGGTCCGGCTGATCGAGCAGCCGCCGCCCGGCGCGACCCTGCGCAGGTCCGTCCCGGAACAGGTGCTGGCCGCCGGGATCGACGCCGAAGTGGAGTACACCGTCCAGGAGTTCGGCCGCGCCGCGGCGCCCGGCAGCTTCTTCGACTTCGCCCCGCTGCACCTGGTCACCACCGCGACCCTGGCCGGCGCCCCCGCCGCCCGCTACCGCCCCAACCTGGTGCTGGACGGCGACACCGAACCCTTCGCCGAGAACGGCTGGGTCGGCCGCGACCTGCACATCGGCCCCGACCTGCGGCTGCGCCTCATCGCCGCGACGCCCCGCTGCGCCGTCCCCACCCTCGCCCACGGCGACTTCCCCGCCGACCCCGAGGCGCTGCGCCGCCCCGCCCGCCTGAACCGGGTCCGCCCGCTCGCCGGCATGGACCCGCTGCCCTGCCTCGGCGTCTACGCCCAGATCCTCACCCCGGGCACGGTCGAGGTCGGCGACCGGGTCACCGTGCACGGGGATCCGGCCTGACGGCTCCTCAGAGCGCCGCGGCGAGCGCCGCGAGGAAGCGGTCGGTGGTCGCCGGGTCCCGGACGGCCAGGCGCAGCCAGTCGGGTCCGAGGCCGGGGAAGGTGTCGCCGCGGCGGACGGCGAAGCCGGCGGTGCGCAACCGGTCGCGGACGGCGGCGGCGCCGGGCAGTTCGATCAGCACGAAGGACGCGGCGGGCTCGCCGTGGACGCGTACCGCGGGCAACTGGGCCAGGCCCTTGAGCAGGTGCTCGCGGTGCTCGGCGGTGGTCCGGGCGGCGGCCTCCGCCTCGGCCAGCGCCGCCGGGGCGGAGCAGAGTTCGGCGGCGGTCAGGGCGGGCGTGGAGACCGGCCAGAGCGGCTGGGCGGCGGAGAGTTCGGCGACCAGCGGGGCGGGTGCGAGCAGGTAGCCGATCCGCAGGCCGGCCAGGCCCCAGGTCTTGGTGAGGCTGCGCAGCACCACCACCCGGCCGGGCAGCTCGCGGGCCCCGGCCAGGGTCTGGGTCTCGCCGGGGTCGGTGTCGATGAACGCCTCGTCGACCACCAGGGTGCGGCCGGGCCGGGCCAGCTCGGCCAGCTCGGCGGCCGGGTGGAGGACGGAGGTGGGGTTGGTGGGGTTTCCCACCACCACCAGGTCGGCCTCGGCGGGGACGTCCGCGGCCCGCAGCCGGAAGCCCTGATCAGGTGTCAGCAGCACCCGGTGGACGGTGTGCCCGGCGTCCCGCAGCGCCGCCTCCGGTTCGGTGAACTGCGGGTGCACCACCACCGCGTGGCGCGGCCGCAGGACCCGGGCGAGCAGCACGAACGCCTCGGCGGCGCCGGAGGTCAGCAGCACCTCCGCGGCCGGCCGGCCGTGCCGGGCGGCGACGGCGGCGCGGGCGGCGGCGCCGTCGGGGTAGGCGGCGAGCGAGTCGAGGGTGGCGGCGAGGCGGGTGCGCAGCCAGTCGGGCGGGGTGCCGGTGCGGACGTTCACCGCGAGGTCGACCAGCCCGGCGGAGCGGACCTCGGCGTCGCCGTGATGGCGCAGATCGGGCTCCTGGTTCACCTGTTGTCCTCCTGGGGCTGGTGCGCGAGCGCCGCGACCGCGACGGTGGCCGAGGCCGAGGCCGTCCGGGGCGCCAGCAGCCGTCCGCCGGGGCCGGCCGAGGCCAGCGCGGCGGCCTCGGCGACGCTCGGGGTGCCGACCGCGGCGGCCACCCGGGCGGACCGGGTCGGGACCTCGACGGCGGCCAGCCCGGCGGCCGGATGGCCGACCAGCGGCACGTCCAACTCCTGTGCGGCGGCCCGTAGTCCGGGCTCGAACAGCTTGGCGTCCAGGGTGGCGAGCAGGGCCACCCGGGTGCGGTCGAGGCCGAGTGCGGTGAGCGCCGCGTCCGCGGTGCGGAGCAGTTCGGCGGCCGGGGCGCCGCGTCGCAGACCGACGCCGAGCACCACCCGGGCGGCGGGTGACAGCGCGTCGGATCCGCCCGCCACGCCCGGCCCTCCCGTCCGCTGTCCGCCTGCGCCGGTCGTGCGCGCCGGGCCCTCAGGATCCCACCATGTCGGTCCGAGCCGGGTCAATCGGGACAGGTGTGAGACGCACCGCTCCGCTGGCCGAAAAGCGTCGACGGTCCAAGTTGCACAGCCAACCGTTCGCTTGGTCTTCACCTGTCAAAAGCTTCGACGGCCACCGCCCGGCCCTAGGGTTTCCGGCGCTCCAACACCCTTGTCCCGCAGATTCCTTGCCCCGGAGGACTGTCATGACCGTCCAGCTCGGCAGCCGCGCCAAGCGTCGCCTGACTGCGATCGGCAGCACCGTCGCCCTCACCGCCGCGTCCCTCGGCCTGTGGGCCGCCACCGGCTCCACCGCGCAGGCCGCCGCCCTGCCGGCCCCCGACCACGTGATCGTGGTCGTGATGGAGAACCACGCCTACAGCCAGGTCGTCGGCAGCTTCAGCGCCCCGTACCTGAACAACACCATCAAGGCGGGCGGCGCCAACCTCACCCAGTCGTACGGCCTGACCCACCCGTCGGAGCCGAACTACTACATGCTGTTCTCCGGCTCCAACCAGGGCCGCACGGACGACAGCTGCGTCGGCGTCGGCTCGATCTCCGCGCCCAACCTGGCCTCCGAGCTGATCGCCGCCGGCAAGACCTGGGCCAGCTACAACGAGACCCTGCCCAGCCAGGGCTCGACGGTCTGCTCCAGCGGCAAGTACGCGCAGAAGCACAACCCGTGGTTCGGCTTCTCCAACGTGCCGACCAACACCGCGTACACCTTCGCCCAGTTCCCCACCGACTACACCACGCTGCCGAAGGTCTCCTTCGTGGTGCCGAACCTGTGCAGCGACATGCACGACTGCTCGGTGAGCACCGGCGACACCTGGATCAAGAACAACCTGGGCGCGTACGCCACCTGGGCGCAGACCCACAACAGCCTCCTGGTCGTCACCTTCGACGAGGACAACAAGCTGTCCGGCAACCGGATCCCCACCCTGGTCTACGGCCAGCACGTGATCCCGGGCTCCAGCACCGCCACCACCTACAACCACTACAACGTGCTGCGCACCCTGGAGGACCTGGCGGGCCTGACCGCCCACGCCGGCAACGCCGCCTCCGCCTCCGACATCACCGGCATCTGGAACTGACGCCTGATGTACCTCGCGGACGCCCGCTCCACCAAGAGTGACCGCGCCGCGGCCGTCGTCCCGGGCACCCGCCCGGGGCGGCGCGCCGCCGTCCCCGGCACCGTGCTCGCCCTGGGTGCGGTCAGCCTGGTCACCGACGTCTCCTCCGAGATGGTCAGCGCGGTCCTGCCCCTGTACGTGGTCGCCGCGCTGGGCCTGTCCCCGCTCGGCTTCGGCCTGCTCGACGGCATCAACAACGGTGTCGGCGCGCTGGTCCGGCTGCTCGGCGGCCACCTCGCCGACCGCGGCGGACGCGGCCACAAGCTGGTCGCCGGGCTGGGCTACGGCCTGTCCGCGTTCTGCAAGCCGCTGCTGCTGTTCGTCCACACCCTCCCGCTGATCAGCGGCGTGCTCGCGATCGACCGCACCGGCAAGGGCCTGCGCACCGCCCCCCGGGACGCGATGATCTCGCTCGCCACCGAGCCCGAGCACCGCGGCCGCGCGTTCGGCGTGCACCGCGCGATGGACACCACCGGCGCGCTGATCGGCCCGCTGCTCGCCTTCGCGGTCCTCCGGGTCGCCGACGACCGGGCCGAACGCACCAGCTACAGCGCGGTGTTCACGGTCTCCGGCTGCGTCGCCGTGCTCGGCGTACTGCTGCTGGTGCTGTTCGTCCCCGCCCGGATCACCCGCCCCGGCGCCGCCGCCGACACCCCGTCCGGCCCCCGGCCGACCCTGCGCGACGCGCTCGCCCTGCTCGGCCGGCCCGAACTGCGCCGGCTCACCCTGGCCGCCGTCCTGCTCGGCCTGACCACGGTCAGCGACTCCTTCCTGTACCTGCTGCTGCAGCGCGAACTCGGCCTGCCCGCGCACCTGTTCCCGCTGCTGCCGCTCGGCACCGCCGCGGCGTTCCTGCTGCTGGCCGTCCCGCTCGGCACGGTCGCCGACCGGATCGGCCGCCGGGTGCTGTTCCTGCTCGGCCACGCCGTCCTGCTGGGCGGCTACGCCGTGGTGCTCTCCCCGCTGCGCGGCGGCGCCGCCGCGGTGGTCGTCCTGCTGCTGCACGGCACCTTCTACGCGGCGACCGACGGCGTGCTCGCCGCCGCCACCGCCGCCACCGTCCCCGACGGCCAGCAGGGCGCCGGCCAGGCCCTGGTCGGCACCGGACAGGCCCTCGCCCGGTTCGCCTGCTCGCTCGCCTTCGGCGCCGCCTGGTCCCTCTGGGGCGGCCGCACCGCGCTGGCCGCGACCGCCGCCGCCCTCGCGGTCGCCGCCGTCGCCGCCACCGTCCTGCTCCGCGACCCGGGTGCCCCCGCCCGCGCCGCCGACTGACGTCCCGCCACCTCTGCCCGCCCGCGCCCGCCTCTTCCCACCCGCCCGCACTTCCCGCCCGGAGGGCTCCTCCCATGACCGCTCCCGCGACCGTCGACCCCGTCTCCGAGACGCCCGAGCCCGGGACGGACGGCGGCCCGTCCGTCCGCCGCAAGCTGCTGGTGCTGGTGATCGCGGTGCTGCTGCTGGCCGGCATCGGCACCGGCGCGGTCCGGTACGCCGCCGACCGGTCCGGGCGCCGCGACCAGGAACAGGCCGGCGGGCCGCCGGTGCAGGAGGGCCCGGTCACCCTCGCCCCGACGGGCCGTCAGCTGCTGATGCGCAACCTCGCCTGGGGCCCGCACCGGGACGAGGTCACCGCCGTGCCCGCCGCCGACCCGGACGGCCCGCGCACCGCGTCCGGCGTGAAGTGCCTGCGCTTCTTCGCCGCCGCCGGCACCGGCGTCTGCCTGCAGGCCGAGCACGGCGCGCTCGACGACACCTACCACGCGTCGGTGCTGGACTCCTCGCTGCACGAGGTCAAGCGCTTCCCCGCCCCCGGCATCCCCAGCCGGGCCCGGGTCGCCCCGTCCGGGCACCTGGCCGCCTGGACGGTGTTCGTCAGCGGCGACTCCTACGCGGGCACCGACTTCTCCACCCGTACCGCCATCGTCGACACCCGCACCTGGCAGTTCTACGACAACCTGGAGACCTTCCAGGTGATCCGGGACGGCCGCGCCGTGCAGGCCTCCGACACCAACGTCTGGGGCGTCACCTTCGCCGACGACAGCACCTTCTACGCCACCGTCGCCACCGGCGGCCGGACCTACCTGGTCCGCGGCGACCTCCCCGCCCGCACGCTCACCACCCTGCACCAGAACGTCGAATGCCCGTCGCTCTCCCCGGACGGCACCCGGATCGCCTACAAGAAGCGGGTCGAGGGCGCCGACCCGGCCGCGCCGTGGCGGCTGTACGTGCTGGACCTGGCCACCATGGCCGAGACCCCGACCGCCGAGCAGCGCAACATCGACGACCAGGCCCTGTGGTCCGACGCCCGCACCCTGATGTACTCGCTCCCCGGCGACTACGGCTCCGACCTGTGGACCGTCGCCGCGGACGGCACCGGCGCCCCCGCCCGGCTGGTCCGCTCCGCCGTCGCCCCCGCCTACCTGGGCTGACGGGCCGTCAGGCCTGCCGGGCGCGCCAGCGCTCCATCATCTGCGCGAGCTCGACCCGCAGGAAGGCGAAGAACTCCAGCGACTCGGCGAGCCGGCGGCCGGCCGGGGTGTCCGGGCCGAGCGCCTCCACGCCCTCGGCGAGGCCGGCCTCCCAACGGACCAGGGTGCGGTCGCTGTTGGCGGTCGCCTCGTACCAGACGTGGTCGTGGAGGCGGTAGCGCTCGCGCCGGGAGCCGGGCTCGCGCTCCCGGCCGACCAGCTCGACCTGGGCGAGGTAGCGCACCGCGCCGGACACCGCGGCGGGGGAGACCTGCAGCAGCTCGCCCAGTTCGGCGGCGCCCAGCCGCCCCGAGTCGGCGGTCAGCAGGGCACTGAACACCCGGGCCGGCATCCGCGGGAACCCGGCCTCCACCAGCACCGTGGCGAACCGCTCGACGAACTCGCCCACCACGGCCTGATCCCGCTCGCCCGCCACACCCACCACCTCGCTCACGTGCCCCGCGCGCCGACAACCCGGCTGCTTCAGTAACTTCACGGATTTGTGAAACAAGAGTAGCGTCGTTCCCATGACAACCGCCATCTCGGTGTCCGGCCTGGTGAAGACCTTCGGCCGCACCCGCGCCCTGGACGGCTTGGACCTGACGGTCGAGCAGGGCGAGGTCCACGGGTTCCTGGGGCCCAACGGCTCCGGCAAGTCCACCACCATCCGCGTGCTGCTCGGCCTGCTGCGCGCCGACTCCGGCGCCGTCACCCTGCTCGGCGGCGACCCCTGGCACGACGCGGTGCCGCTGCACCGCCGCCTCGCCTACGTGCCCGGTGACGTGACGCTGTGGCGGAACCTCTCCGGCGGGGAGGCCATCGACCTGCTGGCCCGGCTGCGCGGCGGGCTCGACCCCGCCCGCCGGGCCGCGCTGCTGGAGCGATTCGAGCTGGACCCGACCAAGAAGGGCCGCAGCTACTCGAAGGGCAACCGGCAGAAGGTCGCACTCGTCGCGGCGTTCGCCTCCGACGTCGACCTGCTGATCCTGGACGAGCCGACCTCGGGACTGGACCCGCTGATGGAGGAGGTCTTCCGGGAGTGCGTCGCCGAGGCCCGCGACCGGGGCGCCACGGTGCTGCTGTCCAGTCACATCCTGTCCGAGGTCGAGGCGTTGTGCGACCGGGTGTCGATCATCCGGGCCGGCCGCACCGTGGAGACCGGCACCCTCGCCGACCTGCGGCACCTCACCCGCACCGCGATCGACGCGGAACTCACCGGCCCGCCGCCGCGCCCCGCCTACGTGCACGACCTGACCGTCGACGGCCACCGGCTGCGCTGCCAGGTCGACACCGACCGGCTCGGCGACCTGCTCACCGAACTCAACGCCGCCGGCGTGCGCACCCTGACCAGCCGCCCGCCCACGCTGGAGGAGCTGTTCCTGCGGCACTACGAGAGCGGCCCCGGCGAGCACGGCACCGACGAACCGTCACCGGTGGCCGTCCGATGAGCGGCTACGCGCTGACCGGCACCGGCACCCTCTACCGGCTCGCACTGCGCCGCGACCGGATCGCCCTCCCGGTGTGGGTGTACGTCGGCACCGGCATGGTCGCCTCCACCGCCTTCTCCTTCCGCAAGCTGTACGGCGACGAGGCCGCCCGCCGGACGTTCGCCGCGGGCATCGACGGCAACGGCTCGCTGCGCGCCCTGTACGGCCCGATCTTCGACGGCTCCACCCTCGGCGGTCTGACCGCCTGGCGGATGGGCGTCTTCGGGACGGTGCTGGCCGGGCTGATGTCGACGCTGCTGGTGGTCCGGCACACCCGCGCCGAGGAGGAGGACGGCCGGCTGGAGCTGATCGGCGCGGGCGCGGTCGGCCGCCGCGCCCCGCTGACGGCCGCGCTCGCCGCCGCGCTCACCGCGAACGCGGCACTGGCCGCCCTGGTCGCCGCCGCGCTGCTGGCGGCGGGTCAGGCCACCGCGGGGGCCGTGGCGTTCGGCCTGGCCCTGGGCGCGACCGGCCTGTGCTTCGCCGCGCTGGCCGCGGTCGCCGCGCAGCTCGCCGGGACCGCGCGGGCCGCGAACGGCCTGGCGGGCGCGGCGATCGGCGCCGCGTTCGTACTGCGCGCGGTCGGCGACTCCGGCGACGGCGCGGCCTGGGTGAGTTGGCTGTCGCCGATCGGCTGGTCCGAGCAGGTGCGGGCGTTCGCCGGGAACCGCTGGTGGGTGCTCGCGCTGCCGCTGGCCGGGGCGGCGCTGCTCATCCTGCTGGCCCGCGCCCTGGTCGAGCGCCGCGACCTGGGCGCCGGACTGCTCCCGCAGCGCCCCGGCCCCGCGACGGCCGCGCCGGGCTTCGCCGGCGCCGCCGCGCTGGCCCGCCGCCTGCAGCGCGGACCGCTGCTCGGCTGGACGCTCGCCTTCGCCGCGGGCGGCGCGGTGTTCGGCGGCGTCGCCAAGGGCGTGGTGGACCTGGTCGGCGACAACCGGCAGATGACCGACCTGATGGCCAGGCTGGGCGGGCAGCAGGGCGTGCTGGACGCCTACCTCTCCACCGTCGCCTCGGTGTTCGGGATGACCGCCGCCGTGTACGCGGTGCAGACGGTGCTGCGGCTGCGCGCCGAGGAGAGCGGCGGTCGGGCCGAACCGGTGCTGGCCGGCGCCGTCTCGCGGCTCGGCTGGGCCGCCGGACACCTGCTGTTCCCGCTGCTGGGCAGCGCCGTGCTGCTGGCCGCCGCCGGGGTGGGCGCCGGACTGGCCGAGGGCGCCGCGCTCGGCGACGGGACCGGCCCCGCGGTGGGCCGGATGCTCGGCGCGACCCTGGTCCAGCTCCCGGCGGTGTGGCTGACCGCCGCGGTGGCACTGGCCGTCTACGGCCTGCTGCCGCGCTGGGCGGCGGCCGGCTGGGCGGGCTTCGCCGTGTTCGTGCTGGTCGCCTGGCTCGGCCCGATCCTGCAGCTCGACCAGTGGGTGCTCGACCTGTCCCCGTTCAGCCACCTGCCGCACCTGCCCGGCGGGCAGGTCGAGGCAGCGCCGCTGGTCAGGCTCACCGCGCTGACCGCGCTCACCGCCGCCGCCGGCCTCGCCGGGCTGCGCCGCCGCGACCTCGGCTGACGCCTCCGGCACCGTTCCCGACGGTCCGTCAGGCGTCGGTGCGCACCGTCACCACCGGCTCGTGGCGGACCGGGAAGTTCACCGAGGAGGCGATGAAGCAGTCCCGGCCGGCCGGCCCGTGCAGGGCGAGGGCCTGCTCGCGCATCGCCTCCTCGGCGATCTCCACCCGCGGCCGGAGCACCGCCT
The DNA window shown above is from Streptomyces sp. TLI_171 and carries:
- a CDS encoding MOSC domain-containing protein yields the protein MRVAALHRHPVKSLLGEEVPRARIDVHGLDGDRRRALLDLTTGRIASAKEPRSWRRLLTLRAESKDDGVRITGPDGAELDEAALGALLERPVRLIEQPPPGATLRRSVPEQVLAAGIDAEVEYTVQEFGRAAAPGSFFDFAPLHLVTTATLAGAPAARYRPNLVLDGDTEPFAENGWVGRDLHIGPDLRLRLIAATPRCAVPTLAHGDFPADPEALRRPARLNRVRPLAGMDPLPCLGVYAQILTPGTVEVGDRVTVHGDPA
- the cobC gene encoding Rv2231c family pyridoxal phosphate-dependent protein CobC, whose translation is MNQEPDLRHHGDAEVRSAGLVDLAVNVRTGTPPDWLRTRLAATLDSLAAYPDGAAARAAVAARHGRPAAEVLLTSGAAEAFVLLARVLRPRHAVVVHPQFTEPEAALRDAGHTVHRVLLTPDQGFRLRAADVPAEADLVVVGNPTNPTSVLHPAAELAELARPGRTLVVDEAFIDTDPGETQTLAGARELPGRVVVLRSLTKTWGLAGLRIGYLLAPAPLVAELSAAQPLWPVSTPALTAAELCSAPAALAEAEAAARTTAEHREHLLKGLAQLPAVRVHGEPAASFVLIELPGAAAVRDRLRTAGFAVRRGDTFPGLGPDWLRLAVRDPATTDRFLAALAAAL
- a CDS encoding cobalamin biosynthesis protein, producing the protein MAGGSDALSPAARVVLGVGLRRGAPAAELLRTADAALTALGLDRTRVALLATLDAKLFEPGLRAAAQELDVPLVGHPAAGLAAVEVPTRSARVAAAVGTPSVAEAAALASAGPGGRLLAPRTASASATVAVAALAHQPQEDNR
- a CDS encoding alkaline phosphatase family protein, encoding MTVQLGSRAKRRLTAIGSTVALTAASLGLWAATGSTAQAAALPAPDHVIVVVMENHAYSQVVGSFSAPYLNNTIKAGGANLTQSYGLTHPSEPNYYMLFSGSNQGRTDDSCVGVGSISAPNLASELIAAGKTWASYNETLPSQGSTVCSSGKYAQKHNPWFGFSNVPTNTAYTFAQFPTDYTTLPKVSFVVPNLCSDMHDCSVSTGDTWIKNNLGAYATWAQTHNSLLVVTFDEDNKLSGNRIPTLVYGQHVIPGSSTATTYNHYNVLRTLEDLAGLTAHAGNAASASDITGIWN
- a CDS encoding MFS transporter, which produces MYLADARSTKSDRAAAVVPGTRPGRRAAVPGTVLALGAVSLVTDVSSEMVSAVLPLYVVAALGLSPLGFGLLDGINNGVGALVRLLGGHLADRGGRGHKLVAGLGYGLSAFCKPLLLFVHTLPLISGVLAIDRTGKGLRTAPRDAMISLATEPEHRGRAFGVHRAMDTTGALIGPLLAFAVLRVADDRAERTSYSAVFTVSGCVAVLGVLLLVLFVPARITRPGAAADTPSGPRPTLRDALALLGRPELRRLTLAAVLLGLTTVSDSFLYLLLQRELGLPAHLFPLLPLGTAAAFLLLAVPLGTVADRIGRRVLFLLGHAVLLGGYAVVLSPLRGGAAAVVVLLLHGTFYAATDGVLAAATAATVPDGQQGAGQALVGTGQALARFACSLAFGAAWSLWGGRTALAATAAALAVAAVAATVLLRDPGAPARAAD
- a CDS encoding TolB-like translocation protein, translated to MTAPATVDPVSETPEPGTDGGPSVRRKLLVLVIAVLLLAGIGTGAVRYAADRSGRRDQEQAGGPPVQEGPVTLAPTGRQLLMRNLAWGPHRDEVTAVPAADPDGPRTASGVKCLRFFAAAGTGVCLQAEHGALDDTYHASVLDSSLHEVKRFPAPGIPSRARVAPSGHLAAWTVFVSGDSYAGTDFSTRTAIVDTRTWQFYDNLETFQVIRDGRAVQASDTNVWGVTFADDSTFYATVATGGRTYLVRGDLPARTLTTLHQNVECPSLSPDGTRIAYKKRVEGADPAAPWRLYVLDLATMAETPTAEQRNIDDQALWSDARTLMYSLPGDYGSDLWTVAADGTGAPARLVRSAVAPAYLG
- a CDS encoding GbsR/MarR family transcriptional regulator, whose protein sequence is MAGERDQAVVGEFVERFATVLVEAGFPRMPARVFSALLTADSGRLGAAELGELLQVSPAAVSGAVRYLAQVELVGREREPGSRRERYRLHDHVWYEATANSDRTLVRWEAGLAEGVEALGPDTPAGRRLAESLEFFAFLRVELAQMMERWRARQA
- a CDS encoding ABC transporter ATP-binding protein, translated to MTTAISVSGLVKTFGRTRALDGLDLTVEQGEVHGFLGPNGSGKSTTIRVLLGLLRADSGAVTLLGGDPWHDAVPLHRRLAYVPGDVTLWRNLSGGEAIDLLARLRGGLDPARRAALLERFELDPTKKGRSYSKGNRQKVALVAAFASDVDLLILDEPTSGLDPLMEEVFRECVAEARDRGATVLLSSHILSEVEALCDRVSIIRAGRTVETGTLADLRHLTRTAIDAELTGPPPRPAYVHDLTVDGHRLRCQVDTDRLGDLLTELNAAGVRTLTSRPPTLEELFLRHYESGPGEHGTDEPSPVAVR
- a CDS encoding ABC transporter permease translates to MSGYALTGTGTLYRLALRRDRIALPVWVYVGTGMVASTAFSFRKLYGDEAARRTFAAGIDGNGSLRALYGPIFDGSTLGGLTAWRMGVFGTVLAGLMSTLLVVRHTRAEEEDGRLELIGAGAVGRRAPLTAALAAALTANAALAALVAAALLAAGQATAGAVAFGLALGATGLCFAALAAVAAQLAGTARAANGLAGAAIGAAFVLRAVGDSGDGAAWVSWLSPIGWSEQVRAFAGNRWWVLALPLAGAALLILLARALVERRDLGAGLLPQRPGPATAAPGFAGAAALARRLQRGPLLGWTLAFAAGGAVFGGVAKGVVDLVGDNRQMTDLMARLGGQQGVLDAYLSTVASVFGMTAAVYAVQTVLRLRAEESGGRAEPVLAGAVSRLGWAAGHLLFPLLGSAVLLAAAGVGAGLAEGAALGDGTGPAVGRMLGATLVQLPAVWLTAAVALAVYGLLPRWAAAGWAGFAVFVLVAWLGPILQLDQWVLDLSPFSHLPHLPGGQVEAAPLVRLTALTALTAAAGLAGLRRRDLG